From Methanosphaera sp. WGK6:
ACTCAAAAAAGACAATTTGACTATTCAGAATCTTGGAAAACTGTTAATTTAAATGAAGTTACATATATTCCTAAGAAAGAGAAACTCAGTAAATTTACTAATGAAAAATTATTAACTGTAAAATTACATTGTAAAGGAGTAGAGATTAATACAACTACAATTCCTAAAATTACTAAAAAAGGAAGGGCTTATTATAAACGAAATTTCAAAGAAATTTTAATTGGTAGACAAAATTTACATAATGGGGGCATAGGTATTGTTTCTCAAGAATTAGATGAAGGAATTTGTTCTAATGCTATTACAAGTTTGAAAGTTAATAAAAATAGAGTAACACCTTACTTTTTATATTATTTTTTAAGTAGAACTGAATATTATAAAAAAACAGAAATTTTTATGAATGGAACTGGACAAAAAGAATTATCTGAAAAAGAATTAATGAAATTGAAAATAAAAATACCTTCACTATCTGAACAAGAACAAATAGTAAACTGTATGACAAATATAGATAAAAAAATTGAATTAATAAAAAAAGAAAAGTGTGAATTAAGTAATTTTAAAAAATTTTTATTGCAGACCATGTTTTGTTAAATTAACAGAACATTTGTTGTAATAATCCTTTTTTATATTTTTTAAATAAAAACATACTATTTTCAATATTTTGACATTTAAAATCAATAGTATTAAGAATTTTAATTATTTTTTTCTGTTCATCGATAGAAGGTACTTTAATCACTATTTCATTAAATAATTCTTTATTTAAATTTCTTCTCACTACACTAGCTCCTTGTTCTGAAGCAAGTTCATATTCAAATTTTAATCTTGGTGTTTTTAATATATATTTAATAAATTGACTAAGAATAATATCTGTTGTAGAATATATTTTATAAGAGGGAGAAACTATTCCTTTCTCAAATTTATCATTAAGATTAATATTTCCCATCCATAAATTCTGCGGACTTAGTACAATTTGATTTAAAGATAAAATTTTATA
This genomic window contains:
- a CDS encoding restriction endonuclease subunit S; this encodes TQKRQFDYSESWKTVNLNEVTYIPKKEKLSKFTNEKLLTVKLHCKGVEINTTTIPKITKKGRAYYKRNFKEILIGRQNLHNGGIGIVSQELDEGICSNAITSLKVNKNRVTPYFLYYFLSRTEYYKKTEIFMNGTGQKELSEKELMKLKIKIPSLSEQEQIVNCMTNIDKKIELIKKEKCELSNFKKFLLQTMFC